The following are from one region of the Rhodopirellula sp. P2 genome:
- the pepF gene encoding oligoendopeptidase F → MNAPAATKLPTRDEVAASDCWDLSSLYESQEGWQADFDTLTSKTETFETFRGRLGESAQVIREFLDFDGEFDRMAERCGTYAFLRTTENQSDSDHQARKSRFQNLAVKASQASSFVRPELLSIEPEKMESFLNDPVLEPYKLLLERIVRYRPHTLTDREERLLAMQGEMAGAAGNAFRQLNDADLRFGELENEDGQRMELSHATFIQFLHSTDRDVRKKAFDQYYQVFSEHENTLAATLAGSIHRDVYYARARNYESSLDASLFPDNMPASVYDNLIQAVRDSLPAVHEYLDVRRRKMNLPDMHHYDTYVPILSGIKKHHTWDQAVDVVLKSLQPLGDEYVSTLEEGLRGRWADRYPNRGKQSGAFSCGSFDGDPFILMNFKEEVLNDVFTLTHEAGHSMHSWYSSKNQPYQYYDYTIFVAEVASTFNEQLLTQYLLENAQDDAERAYLINNELDSIRATVVRQTMFAEFEKKTHEMAEAGEPLTVASFRAVYRELLDAYFGPDFIVDDALELECFRIPHFYRAFYVYKYATGLSAAVALSRRVLGGGESELNDYLNFLRGGCSQDPLDLLRGAGVDMTQPEAVKTTLDHFASLSKQLDELL, encoded by the coding sequence ATGAACGCACCCGCCGCCACGAAATTGCCAACCCGCGACGAAGTCGCCGCCAGCGATTGCTGGGACCTGTCCAGCCTGTACGAATCCCAGGAGGGTTGGCAGGCCGATTTCGACACGCTGACGTCGAAAACTGAAACATTCGAGACCTTTCGCGGACGATTGGGCGAATCGGCCCAAGTCATCCGGGAGTTTTTGGACTTCGATGGCGAGTTTGACCGGATGGCGGAACGCTGTGGCACGTACGCGTTTTTGCGAACAACCGAGAATCAATCTGACAGCGATCACCAAGCCCGCAAATCGCGGTTTCAAAACTTGGCAGTGAAAGCGTCGCAGGCCAGCAGCTTTGTCCGTCCCGAATTGCTGAGCATCGAGCCGGAAAAAATGGAATCGTTTTTGAACGATCCGGTTCTGGAACCCTACAAGTTGTTGCTTGAGCGAATCGTTCGCTATCGTCCGCACACGTTGACCGATCGCGAAGAACGTTTGCTGGCGATGCAAGGCGAGATGGCGGGCGCGGCGGGCAACGCCTTTCGACAGCTCAACGACGCGGACCTGCGGTTCGGTGAGCTTGAAAATGAAGACGGACAACGGATGGAGTTGTCGCACGCAACGTTCATTCAGTTCTTGCACAGCACCGATCGCGACGTTCGCAAGAAGGCGTTCGATCAGTACTACCAAGTCTTCTCGGAACACGAGAACACGCTGGCCGCGACCTTGGCCGGCAGCATCCACCGGGATGTGTACTACGCTCGGGCTCGCAATTACGAGAGCAGCCTGGACGCGTCGTTGTTCCCCGACAACATGCCAGCGTCGGTGTACGACAACTTGATCCAAGCCGTGCGAGATTCGTTGCCGGCGGTTCATGAATACTTGGACGTGCGTCGTCGCAAGATGAACCTGCCCGACATGCATCATTACGACACCTATGTGCCGATCCTGTCCGGGATCAAAAAGCATCACACGTGGGACCAAGCGGTCGATGTGGTTTTGAAATCACTGCAACCGCTCGGCGACGAATATGTGTCAACGTTGGAAGAGGGACTGCGTGGTCGGTGGGCCGATCGCTATCCCAACCGTGGCAAACAGAGCGGCGCATTCAGTTGCGGATCGTTCGATGGTGACCCGTTCATCTTGATGAACTTCAAAGAGGAAGTGCTCAACGATGTGTTCACGCTGACGCACGAAGCCGGCCACTCGATGCACAGTTGGTACTCGTCGAAGAACCAGCCTTACCAGTACTACGATTACACGATCTTCGTCGCGGAAGTCGCCAGCACGTTCAACGAACAATTGCTGACACAATACCTGCTCGAGAACGCCCAGGACGATGCCGAGCGAGCCTATTTGATCAACAACGAACTCGACAGCATCCGCGCCACCGTGGTTCGGCAAACGATGTTCGCGGAGTTCGAAAAGAAGACGCACGAGATGGCGGAAGCCGGTGAACCGCTGACGGTGGCGTCGTTCCGCGCGGTGTATCGTGAATTGCTCGACGCTTACTTCGGTCCCGATTTCATCGTCGATGACGCGTTGGAACTGGAATGTTTCCGCATCCCTCACTTCTACCGGGCGTTCTACGTTTACAAGTACGCCACCGGACTCAGTGCCGCCGTGGCGCTCAGTCGTCGCGTGCTCGGTGGTGGCGAATCAGAACTGAATGACTACCTGAACTTCTTGCGAGGTGGTTGCAGCCAAGACCCATTGGATCTGCTTCGTGGAGCCGGTGTCGACATGACCCAGCCCGAAGCGGTG
- a CDS encoding TIGR00730 family Rossman fold protein — translation MTDENENLPAEAIGEDELQRPQPIDDPISDNQSQDLYQVMRHTIERLEKDNTARGDVKILSRTIRELRYAFKVFRPYRRRRKVTIFGSARTGSDRPDYQSAVDLGRRMAAHGWMIITGAGGGIMEAGHKGAGRDASMGLNIMLPFEQGANEYIENDPKLVTLKYFFTRKLMFLKECSGIVCLPGGFGTLDEGLEVLTLLQTGKQTMMPLIFLDHPGGSYWKDLGKFIDKQLMCNGMISPEDVALYKITNSVDEAVEELLTFYDVYHSQRYVGDQLVLRMKRALSEETLELIRTEFADILKSGTFEQTGPLPVESSEPELADFPRLIFHFNRRGLGRLRMLINQINGHPLTTTPDPEC, via the coding sequence ATGACCGACGAAAACGAAAATTTGCCAGCCGAAGCCATTGGCGAAGATGAATTGCAACGGCCGCAACCGATCGATGATCCGATCTCCGACAACCAGTCGCAGGACTTGTACCAAGTCATGCGGCACACGATTGAGCGATTGGAAAAGGACAACACGGCTCGCGGTGATGTGAAGATCCTGTCACGAACGATCCGGGAACTGCGGTACGCATTCAAAGTCTTTCGTCCCTATCGTCGGCGACGCAAAGTCACGATTTTTGGTTCCGCTCGAACCGGCTCGGATCGCCCTGACTACCAATCCGCGGTTGACCTGGGCCGGCGAATGGCGGCTCACGGTTGGATGATCATCACCGGTGCCGGGGGCGGCATCATGGAAGCCGGTCACAAAGGTGCCGGACGCGATGCATCGATGGGCCTGAACATCATGTTGCCGTTCGAACAAGGCGCGAACGAATACATCGAGAACGATCCCAAGTTGGTCACGCTGAAGTACTTCTTCACTCGCAAGTTGATGTTCTTGAAAGAGTGCAGTGGCATCGTCTGCTTGCCCGGCGGATTCGGAACGCTCGACGAAGGCCTCGAAGTCCTGACGCTGTTGCAAACCGGCAAGCAAACCATGATGCCGTTGATCTTCCTCGATCATCCCGGCGGCAGTTACTGGAAGGACTTGGGTAAATTCATTGACAAGCAACTGATGTGCAACGGCATGATCAGTCCCGAGGACGTGGCCCTCTACAAAATCACCAACTCGGTCGATGAAGCCGTCGAAGAGCTGCTGACGTTCTATGACGTGTATCACTCCCAACGTTACGTCGGTGATCAGTTGGTGCTGCGGATGAAGCGAGCGTTGTCGGAAGAAACCTTGGAATTGATCCGCACCGAATTCGCGGACATCTTGAAGAGCGGCACGTTCGAACAAACCGGACCGCTGCCCGTCGAATCCAGCGAACCCGAACTGGCGGATTTCCCCCGCTTGATCTTCCACTTCAACCGGCGTGGCCTTGGTCGATTGCGAATGTTGATCAACCAAATCAACGGCCATCCTCTGACCACCACCCCCGATCCCGAGTGCTGA
- a CDS encoding transglutaminase domain-containing protein — translation MRRPLIAVILPMLLLCLAGLASAEFDTDRLALAGDNRAELERALADAPADQREGIEFLIANMPESDLQTLSADYLLENTRLAYQAWTNAPWAKEIPKDVFLNNVLPYASINERRDEWRADFRKRCLPMIEGASSPSEAAALINQKLFKSVGVKYSTRRVKADQSPLESMETGLASCTGLSVLLIDACRSVGIPARFVGTPLWFNQSGNHSWVEVWDDGWHFTGAAEPTGNELDRGWFVTNATKADRSSKAHAIYATSFKQTPLSFPCVWNRKLRSIPSVNVTDRYVALQKSLPPGMTESLFVVHGADGNRASCRLRVLDGDEVVFEGQTNDEGFDANDHLRVELKQQHKYSVLIGEGDQVIRDTIITDADEELHEHHLVSVDAVSESQANESVAAIKALRDYLQSQPAADLKTIRDQSFSDVSLTADDVVRARKILAEHHKQTLLKTRSEEMKARVLVHGEHKMPFDYRVFGEAPNEGRSLYISMHGGGGAPKAINDRQWENQKRLYQPEEGVYVAPRAPTDTWNLWHQKHIDPMFVRLIENMVAFENVNPNRVYVMGYSAGGDGVYQLAPRLSDRWAAAAMMAGHPNETSALGLRNVPFALQMGGKDAAYKRNQIAADWKTKLAELHEADPDGYEHFVKIYPNKGHWMDREDAVALPWMAKHTRNVTPSKIVWVQDDVTHSHFYWLGVEESSVKAGATIIATVDGQTIDLTSSDVNKMEVFLDDRFIDLDKPIQITSGGQTLFEGQVRRSLKTLVTTFDERSDSELAFPSSVEVEIPKPFPQSLVPAKDLPRYTAAKIDTELTIDGRLDEETWQQARKTTSFVDLVSGQPTRYDTRSSILWDDEFLYIGFWLEEPNVDAEYKDRDDPIYYDNDVEVFIAGEDAYYEFEINSYGTVYEGFFVWQEAYEKGGYASDPQLAKDAPNQQEFDGVGFTDHPRGKRIAFLGYDFPNFKSAVHINGTLNDDSDVDQGWTVELAFPWKEMKWLAKGDDRSLPPKVGDQWRIDLFRFNKTKAPEPATDSSGWALGKHGVWDSHIPEIFPVITFAEE, via the coding sequence ATGAGACGACCGTTGATTGCCGTGATCCTTCCGATGCTCCTCCTCTGTCTTGCCGGACTCGCATCGGCGGAGTTCGACACCGATCGACTGGCTCTGGCGGGAGACAACCGTGCGGAACTGGAACGGGCCCTAGCAGACGCCCCAGCGGATCAACGGGAAGGAATCGAGTTCCTGATTGCGAACATGCCAGAGAGTGATCTGCAAACGCTTTCGGCGGACTACCTGTTGGAAAACACTCGACTGGCCTATCAAGCATGGACCAATGCACCGTGGGCAAAGGAGATTCCCAAGGATGTCTTTCTGAACAATGTTCTTCCCTACGCCAGCATCAACGAGCGACGTGACGAGTGGCGAGCCGATTTTCGAAAACGATGCCTGCCGATGATAGAAGGAGCGAGCTCACCGAGCGAAGCGGCCGCGTTGATCAATCAAAAACTATTCAAAAGCGTCGGCGTTAAATATTCCACCCGGCGAGTGAAAGCGGATCAAAGTCCACTGGAATCAATGGAAACCGGGTTGGCGTCGTGCACGGGTTTGTCGGTGTTGCTGATTGATGCTTGTCGTTCTGTTGGGATCCCCGCTCGGTTTGTGGGCACGCCCCTGTGGTTCAATCAATCCGGAAATCACTCGTGGGTGGAAGTCTGGGACGATGGCTGGCATTTCACAGGTGCCGCTGAACCAACCGGGAACGAACTGGATCGTGGTTGGTTTGTCACCAATGCAACCAAAGCAGACCGATCGTCAAAAGCTCACGCGATCTATGCAACCAGTTTCAAACAGACCCCGCTCTCGTTCCCATGCGTTTGGAATCGAAAGCTTCGAAGCATTCCCTCTGTGAACGTGACCGACCGCTACGTTGCTCTTCAAAAGTCATTGCCGCCCGGCATGACTGAGTCGTTGTTCGTGGTGCATGGTGCAGATGGGAACCGAGCCAGTTGCCGACTGCGAGTCCTGGATGGCGACGAAGTTGTCTTTGAAGGTCAAACCAACGACGAGGGATTCGATGCCAACGATCATCTTCGCGTGGAACTGAAACAACAACACAAGTACTCCGTCTTGATTGGCGAAGGCGATCAAGTCATTCGTGACACCATCATCACCGATGCGGATGAGGAGTTGCATGAGCACCACCTCGTCTCCGTCGATGCGGTTTCCGAATCACAGGCGAATGAATCCGTCGCCGCGATCAAAGCTCTCCGCGATTACCTCCAGTCCCAACCGGCAGCGGATCTCAAGACAATTCGCGATCAATCGTTCAGCGACGTCTCGCTAACCGCCGACGATGTTGTCCGAGCCAGAAAGATTCTTGCAGAGCATCACAAGCAAACTCTGCTCAAAACGCGTTCCGAGGAAATGAAGGCTCGGGTGTTGGTCCACGGCGAACATAAGATGCCGTTTGACTATCGCGTTTTTGGCGAAGCCCCCAACGAAGGCCGCAGTCTCTACATCTCCATGCACGGCGGTGGTGGTGCCCCGAAAGCGATCAACGATCGCCAATGGGAAAACCAGAAACGTTTGTATCAACCCGAAGAAGGTGTCTACGTGGCTCCGCGTGCTCCGACTGACACATGGAATCTATGGCATCAAAAGCACATCGATCCGATGTTCGTGCGTCTAATTGAAAACATGGTCGCGTTTGAAAACGTCAATCCAAATCGTGTCTACGTGATGGGCTATTCCGCCGGCGGTGACGGCGTGTATCAACTGGCACCTCGTCTGTCCGACCGCTGGGCGGCCGCCGCGATGATGGCCGGACATCCCAACGAAACGTCGGCCCTGGGACTTCGCAACGTTCCCTTCGCGTTGCAAATGGGAGGCAAAGACGCCGCCTACAAACGCAACCAAATTGCTGCGGATTGGAAAACGAAGTTGGCTGAACTGCATGAAGCGGATCCGGACGGATACGAACACTTCGTGAAGATCTACCCGAACAAAGGACACTGGATGGATCGCGAAGATGCGGTCGCACTTCCTTGGATGGCGAAGCACACTCGAAACGTGACCCCGTCCAAGATCGTATGGGTCCAAGACGATGTGACTCATTCCCATTTCTACTGGTTGGGCGTGGAAGAGTCGTCGGTCAAAGCCGGTGCGACCATCATCGCAACCGTTGACGGTCAAACGATTGACTTGACCTCCTCGGACGTGAACAAGATGGAGGTCTTCTTGGATGACCGATTCATCGACTTGGACAAACCAATCCAGATCACCAGCGGTGGTCAAACGCTGTTCGAGGGGCAGGTCAGGCGAAGTCTGAAAACACTCGTGACAACCTTCGACGAGCGATCCGATTCCGAGCTCGCGTTCCCGAGTTCTGTCGAAGTGGAGATTCCCAAGCCGTTCCCTCAATCGTTGGTTCCTGCCAAGGATCTGCCACGATACACCGCGGCGAAGATCGACACGGAGCTGACGATCGATGGTCGTTTGGACGAGGAAACTTGGCAGCAAGCCCGCAAGACCACGTCCTTTGTCGACTTGGTCAGTGGACAACCCACTCGCTACGACACCCGCTCATCCATCCTGTGGGATGACGAGTTTCTCTACATTGGATTCTGGTTGGAGGAGCCCAATGTCGACGCGGAGTACAAAGACCGTGACGATCCGATTTACTACGACAACGACGTCGAAGTCTTCATCGCTGGAGAGGACGCCTACTACGAGTTCGAGATCAATTCCTATGGAACCGTCTACGAAGGTTTCTTTGTATGGCAGGAAGCGTACGAGAAAGGTGGTTATGCATCCGACCCACAACTCGCCAAAGACGCTCCGAATCAACAGGAGTTCGATGGCGTTGGGTTCACCGACCATCCACGCGGAAAACGCATCGCGTTTCTAGGGTACGACTTTCCCAATTTCAAATCCGCCGTTCACATCAACGGGACCTTGAACGACGATTCCGACGTCGATCAAGGCTGGACGGTCGAGTTGGCGTTTCCATGGAAGGAGATGAAATGGCTTGCCAAGGGCGACGATCGATCGCTGCCACCCAAGGTCGGTGACCAGTGGCGAATCGACCTCTTCCGTTTCAACAAGACCAAAGCCCCCGAACCCGCCACCGACTCCAGCGGTTGGGCCCTCGGCAAACACGGAGTCTGGGACTCCCACATCCCCGAAATCTTCCCAGTCATCACCTTCGCTGAAGAGTGA
- a CDS encoding aldehyde dehydrogenase family protein, with translation MSTTLPEFAPPKVRHTQLFIDGQWRDSASGKTFATINPATEEEIVQVAEGDKEDIDAAVAAARRAFDSGPWRTMDARDRGRLMMKLADAIENEIDELAQLETLDNGKPLRESRHADLPLVIDALRYYAGYADKIQGETVPIRGNYLCYTRKEPVGVVGQIIPWNFPMLMVAWKWGPALATGCTIVMKPAEQTPLTCLRMAQLAKDVGFPDGVINVVPGFGPTAGGALVDHPGVDKIAFTGEHRTAQLIMKNSAQSLKRLTFELGGKSPNVIFSDADLDAAVQGSFVGLYLNQGQCCCAGSRVFVEESIHEAFVEKLTDLTNKRVVGNPFEHTTEQGPQIDQAQFDKIMSYIDKGNQQGASCVSGGKRSGDRGYFIEPTVFTDVQDDMAIARDEIFGPVMSVLSFKDSDDILKRANDTMFGLAAAVWTQDIKKAHHFAANVRAGTVWVNCYDVFDAAAPFGGFKMSGQGRELGTEGLKAYLESKTVTVAL, from the coding sequence ATGTCGACAACACTTCCGGAATTCGCACCTCCCAAGGTTCGCCACACCCAGTTGTTCATCGACGGCCAGTGGCGGGATTCAGCCAGCGGAAAAACGTTCGCCACGATCAACCCAGCCACTGAAGAAGAGATCGTTCAAGTCGCTGAAGGGGACAAGGAAGACATCGACGCCGCAGTGGCCGCGGCACGCAGAGCCTTCGACTCGGGTCCCTGGCGGACGATGGACGCTCGCGATCGCGGACGGCTGATGATGAAGCTTGCTGATGCGATTGAGAACGAGATCGATGAGCTGGCTCAACTCGAAACACTCGACAACGGAAAACCCCTTCGCGAATCGCGGCACGCGGATTTGCCCTTGGTGATCGATGCCCTGCGCTACTACGCCGGCTACGCGGACAAGATCCAAGGCGAAACGGTTCCCATCCGCGGCAACTACCTCTGCTACACACGGAAAGAACCGGTCGGTGTGGTTGGACAGATCATCCCTTGGAACTTCCCCATGCTGATGGTCGCTTGGAAGTGGGGACCGGCTCTCGCCACCGGTTGCACAATCGTGATGAAACCCGCCGAACAAACGCCGCTGACCTGCCTGCGAATGGCACAGCTCGCCAAAGACGTCGGCTTCCCCGATGGCGTCATCAATGTCGTGCCGGGCTTTGGCCCAACCGCCGGTGGAGCCCTGGTCGACCATCCTGGCGTCGACAAAATCGCGTTCACGGGAGAACACCGAACGGCTCAGTTGATCATGAAGAACTCCGCCCAATCGTTGAAACGGCTGACGTTTGAACTGGGCGGCAAAAGTCCCAATGTGATCTTCAGCGACGCGGACTTGGACGCCGCTGTGCAAGGCAGCTTCGTGGGTCTGTATCTGAACCAAGGCCAATGTTGCTGTGCCGGCAGTCGCGTGTTCGTCGAAGAATCGATCCACGAAGCCTTCGTCGAAAAGCTGACCGATTTGACAAACAAACGTGTCGTCGGCAACCCGTTCGAACACACCACCGAACAGGGTCCTCAAATCGACCAAGCTCAATTCGACAAGATCATGAGCTACATCGACAAAGGCAACCAGCAAGGCGCGTCCTGCGTCAGTGGTGGCAAGCGTTCTGGTGATCGTGGTTACTTCATTGAGCCGACCGTGTTCACTGACGTTCAAGACGACATGGCGATCGCTCGCGATGAGATCTTCGGCCCCGTGATGAGCGTGCTGTCGTTCAAAGACAGCGATGACATTTTGAAACGAGCCAACGACACGATGTTTGGCTTGGCGGCCGCCGTGTGGACGCAAGACATCAAGAAAGCCCACCACTTCGCCGCCAACGTTCGCGCGGGAACCGTGTGGGTCAACTGCTACGACGTCTTCGACGCCGCCGCCCCATTCGGCGGATTCAAGATGAGTGGCCAAGGCCGCGAACTAGGCACCGAAGGCCTGAAGGCTTACTTGGAAAGCAAAACCGTCACGGTCGCTCTTTGA
- the larC gene encoding nickel pincer cofactor biosynthesis protein LarC: MTKTLHFDCLSGISGDMTLGALIDLGVSVDQIQQGLQSLNLPDLKLRTEEVKKCGFRAVQIHIDHPPEKAHRHLHHIDAMIDEATEINDSAKALAKKIFLCVGEAEAKVHGCSLRKVHFHEVGAIDSIADIVGVAIAIDALDVQHATSSTIPTGTGAITIDHGRVAVPAPATAEILTGVPLMACDIESELTTPTGAAIIKTLARSFGPPPAMTPLRVGYGSGTRDLEGQANVLRVTLGELAEASSSQGQIETDRVTLLESNIDDATAEQLANVSELLMNAGALDVWQTPIVMKKGRLATTVSVLCDASRIGALQTLLFTQTSTIGIRRTEMNRSKLARESQTVETPDGPATGKTVRLPDGTLRFSLENDEVKRLCAATGKPADQIRTEAQAAFAGLIAEGREPSGPA; encoded by the coding sequence ATGACAAAAACACTGCACTTTGACTGTTTATCGGGAATCAGCGGCGACATGACCTTGGGCGCCCTGATCGATTTGGGCGTGTCCGTGGACCAGATCCAGCAGGGGCTGCAATCGCTGAACCTGCCGGATTTAAAGCTGCGGACCGAGGAAGTGAAAAAGTGCGGTTTCCGTGCCGTGCAGATTCACATCGATCATCCGCCGGAAAAGGCTCATCGGCATCTGCACCACATCGATGCGATGATCGACGAAGCCACCGAGATCAACGATTCCGCCAAGGCTCTCGCGAAAAAGATTTTTCTGTGCGTGGGCGAAGCGGAAGCCAAGGTCCATGGTTGTTCGCTTCGGAAAGTCCACTTCCACGAGGTCGGCGCGATCGATTCCATCGCGGACATCGTCGGCGTTGCGATCGCGATCGATGCGTTGGATGTCCAACACGCGACGTCGTCGACCATTCCAACTGGGACGGGAGCGATCACGATCGATCATGGCCGCGTTGCTGTGCCGGCGCCCGCCACGGCGGAAATATTGACGGGCGTGCCGTTGATGGCCTGCGACATTGAATCGGAACTGACCACGCCCACCGGGGCCGCGATCATCAAGACGCTGGCTCGATCGTTTGGACCGCCGCCGGCGATGACTCCGTTGCGAGTGGGCTATGGATCCGGAACGCGTGATTTGGAAGGTCAAGCCAATGTGTTGCGGGTGACGCTGGGTGAGCTTGCCGAAGCGAGCTCTTCCCAAGGTCAAATCGAAACCGATCGAGTCACCTTGCTGGAAAGCAACATCGACGACGCGACGGCGGAGCAATTGGCCAATGTCAGCGAGCTGTTGATGAACGCGGGAGCCCTGGATGTTTGGCAGACTCCCATCGTGATGAAAAAGGGGCGTTTGGCGACGACGGTTTCGGTGTTGTGCGACGCCAGCCGAATCGGTGCGTTGCAAACGTTGCTCTTCACCCAAACCAGCACGATCGGAATTCGACGAACGGAGATGAATCGGTCCAAACTGGCTCGCGAAAGTCAGACCGTGGAAACGCCGGACGGACCCGCGACGGGCAAGACGGTGCGTTTGCCGGACGGAACGCTTCGTTTTTCATTGGAAAACGACGAGGTCAAGCGATTGTGTGCCGCGACGGGAAAACCGGCCGATCAAATTCGGACGGAAGCCCAGGCAGCGTTTGCTGGATTGATAGCGGAAGGGCGCGAGCCGTCCGGTCCCGCTTGA
- a CDS encoding ECF-type sigma factor, producing MGDVTELLCQVRSGDARASEGLLRAVYQELRSIAESQFAVEHRERTLQPTALVNEAYLRLASGGRLQKFENRGHFYAAAAEAMRRILIDAARARGSRKRGGHCRRLALGEVADDVTPATDLLLDLDDGLERLFEVDPDSAKLVELRVFAGLSITEAGELMKMSRSTAYRNWEFARTWFAVHWDG from the coding sequence ATGGGTGATGTCACTGAATTGTTGTGCCAGGTGCGGTCGGGCGATGCGAGAGCGTCGGAGGGCCTGTTGCGCGCTGTCTACCAGGAGTTGCGTTCGATAGCGGAAAGTCAATTCGCAGTGGAACATCGGGAGCGCACTCTTCAGCCCACGGCGTTGGTCAACGAAGCCTACCTGCGTCTGGCATCTGGCGGACGTCTGCAGAAATTTGAAAATCGTGGGCATTTTTATGCAGCCGCTGCCGAAGCGATGCGGCGAATTCTGATTGACGCTGCGCGAGCTCGGGGAAGTCGAAAACGAGGTGGTCACTGCCGACGACTCGCATTGGGTGAAGTAGCGGATGACGTCACGCCCGCAACCGATCTTTTGCTCGATCTCGACGACGGGCTGGAGCGATTGTTCGAAGTCGATCCCGATTCTGCCAAGTTGGTTGAACTTCGTGTGTTCGCCGGGTTGTCGATCACCGAGGCTGGCGAATTGATGAAGATGTCGCGAAGCACCGCCTATCGGAACTGGGAATTTGCACGCACTTGGTTCGCGGTTCACTGGGACGGTTAG
- a CDS encoding cysteine synthase family protein: MTNHPASYSYATEAITTPIAPVKLSDDGPVIWCKLEYHNPSGSTKDRIARFILGKAIRSGLLGRGDAVVEASSGSTSISLALMCAQFGLRFTAVMPRGVSSERIKMIRAFGAEVILTPAEEGVGGAMALADEIAGRGEAFASKQFENPDNPAAHRYQTAAEIIAQVPSRSVDAVVSGVGTGGTLVGLYQGFCDFGCITRPVLARPVCSDGLYELECSSFSKKIPGVVESASAIFRDAHLPGLRQVDVKDSVALACCRQLIRRGFPVGPSSGLNLAAALEAARDLPPDATIVTVFPDRMERYFSTPLFSDSVEELECDPAQTCC; this comes from the coding sequence ATGACGAATCATCCGGCTTCGTACAGCTATGCGACCGAAGCGATCACGACTCCGATTGCGCCGGTGAAACTGTCCGATGATGGGCCAGTCATTTGGTGCAAGCTGGAATATCACAACCCGAGTGGATCCACCAAAGATCGGATCGCTCGTTTCATCTTGGGAAAGGCAATCCGAAGCGGGTTGCTGGGCCGTGGTGATGCGGTGGTCGAAGCATCGAGCGGGTCGACCAGCATTTCGCTCGCGTTGATGTGCGCCCAGTTTGGTTTGCGATTCACTGCGGTCATGCCGCGCGGGGTGAGTTCCGAACGGATCAAGATGATTCGAGCGTTTGGAGCCGAAGTGATCCTGACACCGGCGGAGGAAGGTGTCGGCGGAGCGATGGCATTGGCAGATGAGATCGCCGGTCGAGGAGAAGCGTTCGCAAGCAAGCAGTTTGAGAACCCAGACAACCCGGCGGCACATCGCTATCAAACCGCCGCGGAAATCATCGCTCAAGTTCCTTCTCGTTCGGTGGATGCGGTCGTCAGTGGGGTCGGAACGGGTGGTACCCTGGTCGGTCTGTACCAGGGGTTCTGCGATTTTGGATGCATCACTCGGCCGGTGCTGGCTCGGCCGGTCTGCTCCGATGGCCTGTACGAGCTGGAGTGTTCCAGTTTCAGCAAGAAGATACCGGGTGTGGTGGAAAGTGCTTCGGCAATCTTCCGCGATGCCCATCTGCCCGGGCTCAGACAAGTCGATGTGAAAGACAGCGTGGCGTTGGCGTGTTGTCGCCAACTGATCCGGCGTGGATTTCCCGTCGGGCCCAGTTCAGGGTTGAACTTGGCCGCGGCCCTGGAAGCCGCGCGCGATCTCCCGCCCGATGCAACCATTGTCACGGTCTTTCCCGACCGCATGGAACGCTACTTCTCGACGCCGTTGTTCAGCGACTCAGTGGAAGAGTTGGAATGCGATCCTGCCCAGACATGTTGCTGA